The Fictibacillus arsenicus genome contains a region encoding:
- a CDS encoding spore morphogenesis/germination protein YwcE: MDVFMVYLFVATATPLFLWHDSRKLALAQIPFIALLWTYVGLFMAYDSLSLFVHSFFITVFIANVVFAHYAAYVVWGRPYLAKRKMEKEY, translated from the coding sequence ATGGATGTTTTTATGGTTTATTTGTTTGTAGCAACTGCGACACCTCTATTCTTGTGGCATGATAGCCGTAAGCTCGCACTTGCACAGATACCGTTTATCGCCCTGTTATGGACTTACGTTGGATTATTTATGGCATATGACAGTTTAAGCCTGTTTGTTCATAGTTTCTTTATAACGGTATTCATTGCAAACGTCGTTTTTGCTCATTATGCAGCATACGTTGTTTGGGGCCGTCCATACTTGGCGAAACGCAAAATGGAAAAAGAATATTGA
- the qoxD gene encoding cytochrome aa3 quinol oxidase subunit IV, which translates to MANKTAANGHGGFPWKHLIGFVLSIVLTLVALWVALETDLSLTWILIIIFGFAFLQAALQLLMFMHLTENSTSTKLTGRVQVGNILFAAFVAIVIVIGSVWVMTAGHAKHEKHDVPKTENHENHGGGNDSEEHGSH; encoded by the coding sequence ATGGCTAATAAAACTGCAGCTAATGGACATGGCGGATTCCCTTGGAAACACTTAATTGGATTCGTGCTCTCCATCGTGTTGACGCTAGTCGCACTATGGGTCGCATTGGAAACTGATTTATCACTGACTTGGATTTTAATTATCATTTTCGGATTTGCGTTCTTGCAGGCTGCCTTGCAGCTCTTGATGTTCATGCACTTAACAGAGAACTCAACTAGCACTAAGCTTACGGGCCGCGTACAGGTAGGTAACATCCTATTTGCAGCGTTCGTAGCCATCGTGATCGTTATCGGCTCTGTCTGGGTAATGACAGCAGGCCACGCAAAACACGAAAAACATGACGTACCGAAGACTGAGAACCATGAAAACCATGGCGGTGGAAATGATTCTGAGGAGCATGGAAGTCATTAA
- the qoxA gene encoding cytochrome aa3 quinol oxidase subunit II yields MMQRLKPFLTFGLLIAVFMLSGCSDMVVLDPKGPVGEQQKDLIMYSIWFMLFILLVVYALTAFIVYKYRDRKNHKGYDPDNEGSHLLETIWWIIPIIITIALAVPTVKTIYSLEGPPEETKDQKPLVIHATSVDWKWVFTYPEQDIETVNYLHIPEDRPVLFKLTSADSMASFWVPQLGGQKYAMAGMETKLYLQADEQGTYEGRNSNFTGEGFTDHTFDVMAMSDEEFEKWASETKADAPELTKEQYDKLMLPGHVKEMTFSSTHLGFVNHADEADYAIKARERLGYEPLIPHSKAAKEKREEEKEKKQQEQEESESHGDSHAH; encoded by the coding sequence GTGATGCAACGGTTAAAGCCGTTTTTAACATTCGGGTTATTGATAGCCGTGTTTATGCTAAGCGGCTGCAGCGATATGGTGGTTTTAGATCCTAAAGGACCTGTTGGTGAACAGCAGAAGGATCTTATTATGTATTCGATCTGGTTTATGTTATTTATCCTGCTGGTTGTATATGCACTTACAGCTTTTATTGTTTATAAATATCGTGACCGCAAAAATCATAAGGGATATGATCCTGATAATGAAGGAAGTCATTTGCTTGAGACGATTTGGTGGATCATTCCTATTATTATTACCATTGCATTGGCTGTTCCAACGGTTAAAACGATCTACTCTCTAGAAGGACCTCCTGAAGAGACGAAAGATCAAAAACCATTGGTTATTCATGCAACATCTGTGGATTGGAAATGGGTTTTCACATACCCTGAGCAAGACATTGAAACAGTAAACTATCTTCATATCCCTGAAGATCGACCTGTTCTATTTAAATTGACTTCAGCCGATTCTATGGCATCATTTTGGGTTCCTCAACTAGGCGGCCAAAAGTATGCGATGGCTGGTATGGAGACAAAGCTTTACTTGCAAGCTGATGAGCAAGGAACGTATGAGGGACGAAACTCCAATTTTACAGGAGAAGGTTTTACAGATCATACGTTTGATGTGATGGCTATGTCTGATGAAGAGTTTGAAAAGTGGGCGAGTGAAACGAAAGCTGATGCTCCTGAACTGACGAAGGAGCAGTACGATAAGCTGATGCTTCCTGGCCACGTGAAAGAAATGACGTTCTCTTCTACTCACTTAGGTTTTGTTAACCATGCTGATGAAGCTGATTATGCGATTAAAGCTCGTGAGCGATTAGGCTATGAGCCGTTAATTCCTCACTCCAAAGCAGCAAAAGAAAAGCGTGAAGAAGAAAAGGAAAAGAAACAACAAGAACAAGAAGAATCAGAGTCTCATGGGGATTCACATGCCCATTAA
- the qoxB gene encoding cytochrome aa3 quinol oxidase subunit I produces the protein MKWDEFFVTGDPLIYGADVSIVLTMAGILFYMTRYKKWKWLWTEWLTTVDHKKLGIMYIVSAVLMLFRGGVDALLMRTQLAVPEAKFLDSQHYNEIFTTHGTIMIIFMAMPFLIGIINVVVPLQIGARDVAYPYLNAVSFWTFFIGAMLFNISFVIGGSPSAGWTSYMPLASNELSPGPGQNYYLWGLQIAGIGTLLTGINFLVTILKMRAPGMTLFRMPMFTWSSLVTMVIIIFAFPILTVALALMSFDRLFGSHFFTLQGEGMDMLWANLFWLWGHPEVYIVILPAFGIFSEIISTFSKKTLFGYKAMIWSMLLIAGYSFLVWVHHFFTMGSGAAVNSVFSITTMAIGIPTGVKIFNWLFTMYRGKIQFTTPMLWSLGFIVNFVVGGVTGVMLAMAAADYQYHNTYFLVSHFHYVLIAGTVFGCFAGLIYWYPKMFGYKLNERIGKWVFWLFTIGFNVCFMPQYFLGLDGMPRRVYTYSEESGWGPLNMVSTLGGFMMGIAFLVLVYNMYYSFRFAKRETTGDAWDGRTLEWSTPSAMPPFYNFAKIPEVTGLDHFWRQKQAGKVEKLTAKDIKKIHMPSNSGVPFIMGSFFFVLGFGFVFDWMWMAILGGIGVIGTLIYRSFEYDDGYYVSVEEVLETEKISK, from the coding sequence ATGAAATGGGATGAATTTTTCGTAACAGGCGACCCGCTCATCTATGGCGCTGACGTTTCCATTGTCTTAACAATGGCGGGAATCCTGTTTTACATGACTAGATATAAAAAGTGGAAATGGCTTTGGACTGAATGGCTTACAACTGTTGACCATAAAAAACTTGGTATCATGTATATCGTTTCTGCAGTTCTTATGCTTTTCCGCGGTGGTGTCGATGCGCTCTTAATGCGTACACAGCTCGCGGTTCCTGAGGCGAAGTTCCTCGATTCGCAGCACTATAACGAGATTTTTACAACTCACGGTACGATCATGATCATCTTCATGGCAATGCCGTTCTTAATAGGTATTATAAACGTAGTTGTACCATTGCAGATTGGAGCTCGTGATGTAGCTTATCCATATTTAAACGCCGTAAGTTTCTGGACGTTCTTTATCGGTGCTATGCTGTTTAACATTTCATTTGTTATCGGTGGATCACCATCAGCAGGCTGGACGAGTTACATGCCGCTTGCAAGTAACGAACTTAGTCCGGGACCAGGGCAGAACTACTACTTATGGGGTCTGCAGATTGCGGGTATCGGTACATTATTAACCGGTATTAACTTCCTTGTTACGATTCTTAAGATGCGTGCACCGGGAATGACATTATTCCGTATGCCGATGTTCACTTGGTCATCGCTTGTAACAATGGTTATTATCATTTTTGCTTTCCCAATTTTAACAGTAGCACTAGCACTTATGTCATTTGACCGTTTATTCGGAAGTCATTTCTTTACTCTTCAAGGGGAAGGGATGGATATGCTTTGGGCAAACCTCTTCTGGTTATGGGGTCACCCAGAGGTATATATCGTAATCTTGCCGGCATTCGGTATTTTCTCAGAAATTATTTCTACGTTCTCTAAAAAAACGTTGTTTGGTTATAAGGCCATGATCTGGTCTATGCTTCTTATCGCTGGATACAGTTTCTTGGTATGGGTCCACCACTTCTTTACGATGGGCTCAGGAGCAGCCGTTAACTCTGTATTCTCCATTACAACAATGGCGATCGGTATTCCGACGGGGGTTAAGATCTTTAACTGGCTGTTCACGATGTACAGAGGTAAGATTCAGTTTACAACACCGATGCTCTGGTCACTAGGCTTTATTGTGAACTTCGTAGTCGGCGGGGTTACAGGTGTCATGCTTGCAATGGCAGCTGCTGACTATCAGTACCACAACACATACTTCCTGGTATCTCACTTCCACTATGTGCTGATCGCAGGTACAGTGTTTGGCTGTTTTGCAGGTCTTATCTACTGGTACCCTAAGATGTTTGGCTACAAGCTGAACGAACGTATCGGTAAATGGGTATTCTGGCTGTTCACAATCGGATTTAACGTATGTTTCATGCCTCAATACTTCCTAGGTCTTGATGGTATGCCTAGACGTGTGTACACGTACAGCGAAGAGTCTGGCTGGGGTCCATTGAACATGGTTTCTACACTCGGCGGATTCATGATGGGTATCGCGTTCTTAGTTCTTGTTTACAACATGTACTACAGCTTCCGTTTCGCGAAGCGTGAAACAACTGGTGACGCATGGGATGGCCGTACGCTTGAATGGTCTACTCCATCAGCAATGCCGCCATTTTATAACTTTGCTAAAATTCCAGAGGTTACTGGTCTTGACCATTTCTGGAGACAGAAGCAAGCAGGCAAGGTAGAGAAGTTAACTGCTAAAGATATTAAAAAGATTCATATGCCTAGCAACTCTGGTGTACCGTTCATTATGGGATCGTTCTTCTTCGTTCTCGGATTCGGTTTTGTATTTGACTGGATGTGGATGGCGATTCTCGGTGGAATTGGTGTTATCGGAACATTGATTTACCGTTCATTTGAATATGATGACGGGTATTATGTAAGTGTTGAAGAAGTACTCGAAACAGAAAAGATTTCTAAATAA
- the bshB2 gene encoding bacillithiol biosynthesis deacetylase BshB2 translates to MNDHLLVIFPHPDDEAFGVSGTIAKHTKKGSPVTYICLTLGQMGRNMGNPPFATRESLPLIRQKELENACAAVGIEDLRQFGLRDKTIEFEDEQLLAEQFLSVIDEVKPATIITFYPGYSVHPDHEATGRAVVRAVKSMDESARPELLCVAFARNSEENLGAPHIVTDVSDVFEDKMNCIKAHRSQTQWLVNSVEKDPAMLEWVQKERFWRYPL, encoded by the coding sequence ATGAACGATCACTTATTAGTCATCTTTCCTCATCCGGATGATGAAGCTTTTGGAGTATCAGGGACAATTGCCAAACATACGAAAAAGGGTTCACCCGTTACTTATATTTGCCTTACTCTAGGCCAGATGGGAAGAAACATGGGAAATCCGCCTTTCGCAACCCGTGAATCCCTCCCTCTTATCCGTCAAAAAGAATTGGAGAATGCTTGTGCGGCAGTTGGCATTGAAGATCTGCGTCAATTTGGACTTCGCGATAAGACGATCGAGTTTGAAGACGAACAGCTTCTCGCTGAACAATTTTTATCTGTCATTGATGAAGTGAAGCCAGCAACGATTATTACCTTTTATCCAGGATACAGTGTGCACCCCGATCATGAAGCAACGGGAAGAGCCGTAGTGCGTGCGGTTAAGAGCATGGATGAGTCGGCGCGGCCAGAGCTTTTATGTGTGGCTTTTGCCAGGAATTCTGAAGAAAACCTTGGTGCACCTCACATCGTTACAGATGTTTCTGATGTTTTTGAAGATAAAATGAACTGCATCAAAGCGCATCGCTCCCAGACGCAATGGCTTGTTAATAGCGTAGAAAAAGATCCTGCGATGCTCGAATGGGTTCAAAAAGAAAGATTTTGGCGGTATCCGTTATAA
- a CDS encoding L-cystine transporter, translating into MLILLGVLFYMQKKHVSFSKRVFTGLGLGILFGLVLQYGYGADSEVAAKSTDWFNLVGGGYVTFLKMIVMPLVFISILSAFTRLNLKGNIGKLSGLIIGILVGTTAIAAVVGIGTSVAFDLEAVQIEQGDAETARGEQMEGTFAEVKDLTLPQQILSLLPANPFLDFTGARPTSTIAVVIFAAFLGIAYLGVKRKQEEHAELFAKIVDAFYSVIMRVVTLILRLTPYGVLALMTKTVALSDMGAIAKLGKFVIASYVALLIMFGIHLLLLTFAGLNPITYMKKSFPVLSFAFTSRTSAGALPLNIRTQKSMGVPDGIANFSGSFGLSIGQNGCAGIYPAMLAVMIAPTVGIDPLSPSFLLTLVVVVALSSFGVAGVGGGATFAAILVLSAMDLPIALAGLLISVEPLIDMGRTAVNVSGAMTSGLLTSKVQKQLDTDAYNDSENQVEVSA; encoded by the coding sequence ATGCTTATACTTTTAGGTGTTTTGTTTTATATGCAAAAGAAACACGTCTCGTTTTCTAAACGTGTATTCACAGGCCTTGGATTAGGGATTCTCTTCGGTCTTGTTCTTCAGTACGGCTATGGTGCTGATTCTGAAGTTGCAGCAAAATCTACTGATTGGTTCAATCTAGTAGGCGGCGGATATGTAACGTTCTTAAAAATGATCGTTATGCCGCTTGTGTTCATTTCTATCCTTTCAGCGTTTACGCGCTTAAATCTTAAAGGAAATATCGGAAAATTAAGCGGATTAATTATCGGAATCTTAGTAGGAACAACTGCAATAGCAGCGGTTGTTGGGATTGGAACGTCTGTTGCTTTCGATCTTGAAGCTGTTCAAATCGAACAGGGTGACGCAGAAACTGCGCGCGGTGAGCAGATGGAAGGTACTTTTGCAGAAGTGAAAGACTTAACATTGCCGCAGCAGATTCTATCATTGCTGCCAGCTAATCCGTTTTTAGATTTTACAGGTGCTAGACCAACTTCAACGATTGCAGTTGTTATTTTTGCAGCATTCCTTGGGATTGCTTATCTGGGTGTGAAGCGCAAGCAAGAAGAACATGCTGAGCTTTTTGCGAAGATTGTGGATGCTTTTTACTCGGTTATCATGCGTGTTGTTACATTAATTCTTCGTTTAACACCATACGGAGTACTTGCTTTAATGACAAAGACTGTCGCACTTAGTGATATGGGTGCAATCGCGAAGCTCGGTAAGTTCGTCATTGCTTCTTATGTAGCACTTTTGATCATGTTTGGAATTCACTTGTTGCTGCTGACGTTTGCTGGGTTAAACCCAATCACATATATGAAAAAATCATTCCCGGTACTATCTTTTGCCTTTACATCTCGTACAAGTGCAGGGGCGCTTCCTTTAAACATCCGTACACAAAAGAGCATGGGTGTACCTGATGGAATTGCGAACTTTTCAGGTTCTTTCGGACTTTCGATCGGCCAGAATGGATGTGCCGGAATCTATCCAGCGATGCTTGCTGTAATGATCGCTCCAACTGTCGGAATTGATCCGCTGTCACCATCGTTCTTGTTGACGCTCGTGGTAGTTGTAGCGCTTAGCTCTTTTGGTGTAGCAGGTGTAGGTGGCGGAGCGACATTTGCAGCGATTCTCGTATTATCTGCGATGGATCTTCCGATTGCTCTTGCAGGTCTATTAATTTCTGTTGAACCATTGATCGACATGGGCCGTACAGCGGTGAATGTCAGCGGCGCGATGACATCGGGACTATTAACAAGTAAAGTTCAGAAACAATTAGATACGGATGCTTACAATGACAGTGAAAATCAAGTTGAAGTAAGTGCATAA
- a CDS encoding glutamate-5-semialdehyde dehydrogenase: protein MSTFNSTTKPLNVKDQAKLAQKASKKLALLTEKEKNEALLVIADVLEKESDFILNENKKDLVNGEEKGFSDALMDRLRLTSARVKEFADGLREVVELQDPVGEILSGWTLDNGLKVEQVRVPLGVIGMIYEARPNVTVDATGLALKSGNAIVLKGGSNAIHSNSAIVSVIHKALADTKIPEDAVQFIASTDREAAGQLFTMKEHIDVLIPRGGGTLIQTVVENATVPVLETGVGNCHIYVDQFADVEKALEILENAKTDRPAVCNAAETFIFHEAWLEKNKDRVAALFDKHGIEVHGDENAGEILPDVIPATEKDWAEEYLSLAVAVKVIGSVEEAVAHIERYGTKHSEAVVTEDAETALTFLNAVDAAAVYHNASTRFTDGSALGFGAEIGISTQKLHARGPMGLPALTTIKYRMTGDGQIR, encoded by the coding sequence ATGAGTACTTTTAATAGTACAACCAAACCATTGAATGTAAAAGACCAGGCAAAGCTGGCACAGAAAGCTTCTAAAAAGCTTGCCTTACTGACTGAAAAAGAGAAAAACGAAGCTTTATTAGTAATCGCAGATGTTTTAGAAAAAGAATCGGATTTCATTTTAAACGAGAACAAAAAGGATTTAGTTAATGGTGAAGAAAAAGGTTTTTCAGACGCCCTTATGGACCGTCTGCGTCTAACTTCTGCCCGTGTTAAAGAATTCGCTGACGGCCTTCGTGAAGTGGTTGAACTTCAGGATCCTGTCGGAGAAATTTTATCAGGATGGACTTTAGATAACGGGTTAAAAGTAGAACAAGTCCGAGTTCCATTAGGTGTAATCGGAATGATTTATGAAGCACGTCCGAATGTAACCGTTGATGCTACTGGATTAGCACTTAAATCGGGGAATGCTATCGTATTGAAAGGCGGATCGAACGCGATTCATTCCAACTCCGCAATTGTATCTGTGATTCATAAAGCATTAGCTGATACAAAGATCCCTGAAGATGCTGTACAGTTCATCGCTTCAACAGACCGCGAAGCTGCCGGACAGTTATTTACGATGAAAGAGCACATTGACGTGTTGATTCCTCGAGGCGGTGGAACGCTGATCCAGACAGTGGTTGAGAATGCAACAGTACCTGTGCTCGAAACAGGTGTCGGTAACTGCCACATCTATGTCGATCAATTTGCAGACGTTGAAAAAGCACTGGAAATTTTAGAGAATGCAAAAACAGACCGCCCTGCCGTGTGTAATGCAGCCGAAACGTTTATCTTTCATGAAGCATGGTTGGAAAAGAACAAAGATCGTGTTGCAGCTTTATTTGATAAGCATGGTATTGAAGTTCATGGTGACGAAAATGCTGGTGAGATACTGCCAGACGTTATTCCAGCTACTGAGAAAGACTGGGCTGAAGAATATTTAAGCCTGGCTGTAGCTGTGAAAGTAATTGGATCAGTTGAAGAAGCTGTGGCTCACATTGAGCGTTATGGCACGAAGCACTCTGAAGCTGTGGTGACAGAAGACGCTGAGACAGCGCTGACGTTCTTGAATGCCGTTGATGCAGCTGCCGTATACCATAATGCTTCAACACGCTTCACAGACGGCTCAGCGCTTGGATTTGGAGCTGAGATCGGAATCTCGACACAAAAGCTTCATGCCCGCGGGCCGATGGGGTTACCTGCACTGACTACGATTAAATATCGTATGACTGGTGATGGGCAGATTAGGTAA
- a CDS encoding nuclease-related domain-containing protein gives MLVKDRSKSLRIKKLEVFQRRLIQNHPKLLTISDELGGRLAGHHGEQSNDYFLKPFLSKGYSVLHDLRLAANDSFFQIDTLLISTRYILILEIKYITGTLHFDHLNQVIRARDDGSEEAFQNPIYQVKRQRSQLTDWLSRNRVPNIPIHSLVVMSNPRTIIKSLPSHKDVLQYVTHSPYLQERIQVFEKMHSVEKLTKKEITKLSKLLVRQHTPDNPDLLKRYQIEEKDIIKGVYCTKCFYMPVVRKYGTWYCSKCSLKSMNLHLPTLDDYALLYGTSISNKEACDFLQISSRHVATRIFSSMNLPYIGSGKGRRYQLQLPI, from the coding sequence ATGCTAGTTAAAGATCGCTCAAAGTCGCTTAGAATCAAAAAGCTAGAGGTGTTTCAGCGGCGTTTGATTCAAAACCATCCCAAACTTTTAACCATTTCAGATGAATTAGGCGGAAGACTCGCAGGACATCATGGTGAACAATCGAACGATTATTTTTTAAAACCTTTCTTGAGTAAGGGCTATTCTGTTCTTCATGATTTAAGGCTTGCTGCCAACGATAGTTTTTTTCAGATTGATACGCTTCTTATATCCACACGCTATATTTTAATCCTCGAAATAAAATATATCACTGGAACTTTACATTTTGATCACCTCAATCAGGTTATTCGAGCAAGAGATGACGGCAGTGAAGAAGCATTCCAAAATCCCATTTATCAAGTAAAGCGCCAGCGATCGCAATTAACCGATTGGCTGTCTAGAAACCGTGTTCCTAATATCCCTATTCATTCTCTGGTTGTAATGAGTAACCCCAGAACCATCATCAAATCCCTTCCCTCTCATAAAGACGTACTTCAATATGTCACCCATAGTCCTTATCTACAAGAACGAATTCAAGTTTTCGAAAAGATGCATTCCGTTGAGAAGCTGACGAAAAAAGAGATTACAAAACTTTCGAAGCTGCTCGTACGCCAACATACTCCCGATAATCCCGACTTATTAAAAAGGTATCAGATTGAAGAAAAGGATATTATCAAAGGGGTTTATTGTACTAAGTGCTTTTATATGCCAGTGGTTAGGAAATATGGGACTTGGTATTGTTCGAAGTGTTCTTTGAAGTCCATGAACCTCCATTTGCCTACTCTTGATGATTACGCCCTCCTGTATGGAACTTCTATTTCAAATAAGGAAGCTTGTGATTTTTTGCAGATCTCGTCTAGACATGTGGCTACGCGAATATTTTCTTCAATGAACTTGCCATACATAGGTTCAGGTAAAGGAAGACGATATCAACTTCAACTACCCATATAA
- the qoxC gene encoding cytochrome aa3 quinol oxidase subunit III has product MAHAETHDPNTPLEYRSEVGRLNILGFWIFLGAEVALFATLFATYMVLTHRIADGPALGELFEVKSLLIQTFLLLTSSFTCGLAVHEMRRHNVKGLMLWMIITLGLGLGFLYFEIQEFLHFIHEGANIGTSAAWSGFFVLVGTHGAHVTFGIFWVTMVLIQVAKRGLTPATSAKVFITSLYWHFLDVVWIFIFTAVYLMGMVMHHG; this is encoded by the coding sequence ATGGCACATGCAGAAACACACGACCCCAACACGCCTTTAGAGTATCGTTCGGAGGTCGGGCGTTTAAATATTCTCGGTTTCTGGATCTTCCTAGGGGCAGAGGTTGCGTTATTCGCAACGCTATTTGCAACGTATATGGTTTTAACGCATCGAATTGCAGACGGTCCGGCTCTTGGTGAACTGTTTGAAGTAAAGAGTTTGTTGATTCAAACCTTCTTGCTTCTAACAAGTAGTTTCACTTGCGGACTCGCTGTTCACGAAATGCGCCGTCATAATGTAAAAGGCTTGATGCTTTGGATGATTATAACTCTTGGGTTAGGTCTCGGATTCCTTTACTTCGAGATTCAGGAGTTCTTGCACTTCATTCATGAGGGTGCAAACATTGGTACAAGTGCAGCATGGTCAGGATTCTTCGTTCTTGTAGGTACGCACGGTGCCCACGTAACGTTCGGTATCTTCTGGGTAACGATGGTCTTGATCCAAGTGGCTAAGCGCGGTTTGACGCCAGCCACTTCTGCAAAAGTTTTCATCACTAGTCTATACTGGCACTTCTTAGACGTTGTGTGGATTTTCATCTTCACTGCCGTTTATCTGATGGGGATGGTGATGCATCATGGCTAA
- the proB gene encoding glutamate 5-kinase — MDFNETKNKRIVIKIGSSSLTSGLGDISRRKLERLVDEVVKLKDEGHEVLLVSSGAVAAGYRRLGCLNRPTTLSEKQAAASIGQGLLMEAYSERFVSHGYTASQILITRSDFSDRNRYHNARNTINVLLDRGIIPIVNENDTVTVERLKFGDNDTLSAKVAGLVDADQLIILSDIDGLYTEDPRKNPEAKLLTKVSEITPEIEESAGEPGSAVGTGGMRSKIDAVKIAMASGISSFLGNATANDIIHKAVTGDARGTYFVPKKNEFNLDTKLQWIAFHSGPEGEIVVTNKAKEGIDDLKSLYPTGIHYVSGHFKKGSVVRIKDLDGNEVGLGVSNYSSKQLIKIKGFSTDELEDVGPEEAINNDDLVCHTRLAVPIH; from the coding sequence ATGGATTTTAATGAAACAAAAAATAAACGTATTGTAATTAAGATTGGTTCCAGCTCATTGACGAGCGGACTTGGTGATATTAGCAGACGTAAGTTAGAGCGTCTTGTAGATGAAGTCGTTAAATTAAAAGATGAAGGACACGAAGTATTGCTGGTTTCTTCCGGCGCTGTTGCAGCAGGCTACCGAAGATTAGGATGCTTAAACCGTCCAACTACCTTATCTGAAAAACAAGCAGCTGCTTCAATCGGGCAAGGTCTTCTCATGGAAGCTTATTCCGAAAGATTTGTGTCTCATGGATATACAGCTTCACAAATCTTGATCACAAGAAGTGACTTCTCTGACCGCAATCGTTATCACAATGCACGAAATACAATAAATGTTCTATTAGACCGCGGCATCATTCCAATCGTGAATGAAAATGATACGGTAACAGTTGAACGATTAAAGTTTGGAGATAACGATACACTTTCTGCAAAAGTGGCAGGACTTGTAGATGCGGATCAACTGATTATCCTTTCAGATATTGACGGTCTATATACGGAAGACCCAAGAAAAAATCCGGAAGCTAAGCTTTTAACGAAAGTGAGCGAAATCACACCAGAAATTGAGGAATCCGCTGGCGAACCCGGCAGTGCTGTCGGCACAGGCGGAATGCGTTCTAAAATTGATGCAGTCAAGATTGCAATGGCTTCAGGCATCTCATCATTCCTTGGTAACGCAACAGCAAATGACATCATTCATAAAGCAGTAACAGGAGACGCACGAGGGACTTATTTTGTTCCTAAAAAGAACGAATTCAACCTGGATACAAAATTGCAATGGATTGCGTTCCATTCAGGTCCTGAAGGCGAAATTGTCGTAACCAATAAAGCGAAAGAAGGAATCGATGACCTTAAGAGCCTTTATCCTACTGGAATTCATTACGTAAGTGGACACTTTAAAAAAGGTTCTGTCGTCCGCATCAAAGACCTTGATGGCAATGAAGTTGGACTAGGTGTTTCTAATTATTCATCGAAACAGCTCATTAAAATCAAAGGCTTCTCAACAGACGAACTTGAAGACGTTGGTCCAGAAGAAGCGATCAACAATGATGATTTAGTGTGTCACACACGTTTAGCAGTACCGATTCACTAA
- a CDS encoding YojF family protein, with amino-acid sequence MQPIQANDVQNALDQLIGKDLYLHLETTNGAYANHNNESVLTVNAYIRNGKVTPLSGKIMGIGPFRVGLKIELGWIYAEGLTHWEIDSEGRLLLAGHDQEGRLAVALQLSSSPFDV; translated from the coding sequence ATGCAGCCTATTCAAGCTAATGACGTCCAGAACGCACTGGATCAACTTATCGGTAAAGACCTTTACTTGCATTTGGAAACGACAAATGGCGCTTATGCCAATCACAATAATGAATCAGTACTTACTGTTAATGCATATATCCGAAACGGAAAAGTAACACCTTTGTCTGGAAAGATCATGGGAATCGGTCCTTTTCGTGTCGGTTTAAAGATTGAACTTGGCTGGATCTATGCAGAAGGATTAACACATTGGGAAATCGACTCAGAAGGAAGGCTTCTTCTTGCGGGTCACGATCAGGAAGGCCGTCTGGCTGTCGCTCTTCAGCTCAGTTCTTCCCCATTTGATGTATAA